A DNA window from Rhipicephalus sanguineus isolate Rsan-2018 chromosome 8, BIME_Rsan_1.4, whole genome shotgun sequence contains the following coding sequences:
- the LOC119403487 gene encoding uncharacterized protein LOC119403487, with product MSGPPTKDQDDPALTEFADELSGAAPDVFGSALNVLAVFDVANERIWQKAPTMHLSTACTFTDTNPQCWATARQTAWNYLLNSRGIELVQLQRGAFYFRTLNVDPDDLTKTDDAKFLCLCLWILRQHRCIFQVSLSIPVLAPRHRSLFMHLLKLTEYVQKLEIHEHQFRASACDLDPPAGTSRFQDFEGKPWAYKLDCLSQLQELGLSTVSLNDEDCDALIRSIERNKYLVAVILIDVEMNMQTFAGLVDKIVKLEKLQDLRIKITAKEPKAMFEKTLSLIGKAPILSRLYVHVDYGMESLLTGLQGNWTLAELTLEPTITSSVVLAKLWAFLEKNPCCRRLKLCVDLAAMPDNCDALNHLEEIMRHSPVRVLVLSGSIINSRQSLQIADALGESRLIELHLDGCQIRCEAIPSFIRAVKSLRKQETAFFEELNLGAVVGDEEEQIEVFRLVTAAHVRPWITIALNDCVMNISLPWVFRSTGGNRNFAKLSLSIREGKYQDLIFHSLRYAAPTLQSLSIDSDKVISKWGAMLLAVVIERSKLLKVLSLRGPISPKGSEQILESLAKSRSVLILTIERWRLINNVAITFSNMLHKNRSLCRLEFYWNDIKDYLPFKEHLLRGLMTNLSVVVVKMYRGKRRDEFPELNFELLQYLRRNEMMLAWAADVALRDDMRQEGLMIAEFLDICEASLDLYQRNADISPGTAENRVRLARMATRTHYYNLHTAFPVAFRLWKKPAALKAAQNLVLSMRPVVLMTLLGMEYGGLPQEEEDDLPQKEQDRSLPQEDQDGCLPQKEKDGGLPQKEKDGGLPQKEKDGGLPQEEKDGGLPQEEKDGGLPQEEKDGGLPQEEKDGGLLQEEKDGGLLQEEKDGGLLQEEKDGGLPQEEKDGGLPQEEKDGGLPQEEKDGGLPQEEKDGGLPMEEKDGGLPMAEEDEGLPMAEEVGGLPIAEEVGGLPNDV from the exons AAGGACCAGGACGACCCCGCACTTACTGAGTTTGCCGATGAGCTCTCAGGTGCTGCTCCAGACGTATTCGGCAGTGCGCTCAACGTCCTCGCAGTATTCGATGTCGCGAACGAGCGGATATGGCAGAAAGCCCCCACAATGCATCTGAGCACCGCCTGCACATTCACAGATACTAACCCTCAATGCTGGGCCACTGCACGCCAGACAGCGTGGAACTACCTCTTGAACTCTCGTGGAATCGAGCTTGTTCAGTTGCAGAGGGGTGCATTTTACTTTCGCACCTTGAACGTGGACCCTGATGACTTGACGAAAACAGACGATGCAAAATTTCTCTGTTTGTGCCTGTGGATTTTGCGGCAGCACCGTTGCATCTTTCAAGTCTCCCTGTCAATTCCCGTCCTCGCACCGAGGCATAGGTCTCTCTTCATGCATCTGCTAAAACTGACGGAGTACGTGCAGAAGTTGGAAATTCACGAGCATCAGTTCAGAGCGTCGGCATGCGATCTGGATCCGCCGGCAGGCACGTCAAGATTTCAAGATTTCGAAGGCAAGCCATGGGCGTACAAGCTGGACTGCCTGTCTCAGCTGCAAGAGTTGGGGTTATCTACTGTGAGTCTTAACGATGAAGACTGCGATGCTCTGATCCGCTCCATCGAACGGAACAAGTATCTCGTTGCCGTCATCCTAATCGACGTAGAGATGAACATGCAGACATTTGCCGGTCTCGTTGACAAGATTGTGAAGCTCGAAAAACTACAGGACTTACGCATAAAAATTACCGCCAAAGAACCCAAGGCGATGTTCGAAAAAACCTTGTCTCTGATTGGTAAGGCGCCTATTCTATCAAGACTCTACGTACACGTTGACTATGGCATGGAAAGCTTGCTGACTGGTCTCCAAGGAAACTGGACACTCGCAGAGCTGACCCTGGAGCCGACAATTACCAGCTCAGTTGTTCTGGCCAAGCTTTGGGCATTTCTTGAGAAGAATCCTTGTTGCCGACGCCTCAAACTCTGTGTGGACCTCGCTGCGATGCCAGACAACTGCGACGCGCTAAACCATTTGGAAGAAATCATGCGTCACTCCCCTGTGCGAGTTCTAGTGCTTTCCGGATCTATCATCAATTCTCGCCAGTCGTTGCAGATCGCCGACGCTCTCGGGGAAAGCCGACTCATTGAACTCCATCTGGACGGATGCCAGATCCGTTGCGAGGCCATCCCCTCCTTCATCAGAGCCGTCAAGAGCTTAAGGAAGCAAGAGACTGCGTTCTTCGAGGAGCTGAACCTTGGAGCCGTTGTTGGGGATGAGGAGGAGCAAATCGAGGTGTTCAGGCTCGTGACTGCAGCACACGTCAGACCGTGGATAACGATTGCGCTTAATGACTGTGTTATGAATATCTCCTTGCCGTGGGTGTTTCGCTCAACAGGAGGAAATCGTAATTTCGCCAAGCTATCTTTGTCAATCAGGGAAGGAAAATATCAAGATCTAATCTTCCATTCCCTGCGGTACGCGGCGCCGACGTTGCAAAGCCTCTCCATCGACAGTGACAAG GTCATCAGTAAATGGGGCGCAATGTTGCTTGCAGTCGTAATCGAGCGCAGCAAGCTGCTCAAGGTTCTGAGTCTTCGTGGTCCCATCTCACCCAAAGGTTCCGAACAGATACTGGAGTCTCTGGCCAAGTCTCGAAGCGTCCTTATCCTCACGATCGAGCGCTGGCGCCTGATAAACAACGTGGCAATCACATTTAGCAACATGCTCCACAAGAATCGCAGTCTATGTCGGCTCGAGTTCTACTGGAACGACATCAAGGACTACTTGCCTTTCAAGGAGCACCTTCTGCGTGGTCTCATGACCAACCTGTCCGTGGTGGTTGTGAAGATGTACCGAGGCAAGCGTCGCGATGAATTTCCTGAGCTCAACTTCGAGCTCTTGCAGTACCTCCGCAGGAATGAGATGATGCTCGCCTGGGCTGCTGACGTCGCCCTGAGGGACGACATGCGCCAGGAGGGCCTGATGATCGCAGAGTTTCTTGACATTTGTGAGGCGTCCCTGGACCTTTATCAGCGGAACGCTGACATCTCACCTGGCACGGCTGAGAACCGCGTGCGCCTGGCCCGTATGGCGACCAGGACTCACTACTACAACCTCCACACCGCGTTCCCTGTCGCGTTCAGATTGTGGAAGAAGCCTGCAGCCCTAAAAGCCGCCCAGAACCTCGTTCTGTCTATGCGGCCCGTCGTATTGATGACACTGCTGGGAATGGAATATGGAGGTCTACCACAGGAGGAGGAAGATGATCTCCCACAGAAGGAGCAAGATAGAAGTCTCCCACAGGAGGATCAAGATGGATGTCTCCCACAGAAGGAGAAAGATGGAGGTCTCCCACAGAAGGAGAAAGATGGAGGTCTCCCACAGAAGGAGAAAGATGGAGGTCTCCCACAGGAGGAGAAAGATGGAGGTCTCCCACAGGAGGAGAAAGATGGAGGTCTCCCACAGGAGGAGAAAGATGGAGGTCTCCCACAGGAGGAGAAAGATGGAGGTCTCCTACAGGAGGAGAAAGATGGAGGTCTCCTACAGGAGGAGAAAGATGGAGGTCTCCTACAGGAGGAGAAAGATGGAGGTCTCCCACAGGAGGAGAAAGATGGAGGTCTCCCACAGGAGGAGAAAGATGGAGGCCTCCCACAGGAGGAGAAAGATGGAGGCCTCCCACAGGAGGAGAAAGATGGAGGTCTCCCAATGGAGGAGAAAGATGGAGGTCTCCCAATGGCGGAGGAAGACGAAGGTCTTCCAATGGCGGAGGAAGTTGGAGGTCTTCCAATTGCGGAGGAAGTTGGAGGTCTCCCAAATGATGTGTGA